One window of Saccharicrinis carchari genomic DNA carries:
- a CDS encoding glutamate synthase subunit beta → MGNPKGFIEVERKVSGYRPVNERIDDYGEVEQTLNETDRKLQASRCMDCGIPFCHWACPVGSKIPEWQDAVYKGEWKLASEILHSTNSFPEFTGRICPAPCEKSCVLAIHDESVTIRENEYSVVEKAFASGYIKARVPETRTGKKVAIIGSGPAGLSAADMLNQMGHSVSVFEKDEAVGGLLRFGIPDFKLNKKVIDRRVEIFKQEGIQFKTNQHVGFDVDGKGLLKEFDAVVLAIGAMQPRDLPVEGRELNGVYFAMDFLTQQNRVNRGVKIASKNRIDAKGKHVLVIGGGDTGSDCVGTSIRQKAKSVTQIEILPKPPKNRALGNPWPYWPTTLKTSSSHEEGCERKWSLSTKRFIGEKGVLKKVELVEVEWTKDDKGAWKMTELEGTEKMMEVDLVLLSMGFVHAVHEGLVQELGIETDQRGNLKINNNYQTSSEEVFAAGDAHHGASLVVTAIQKGREAAEKVNKYLLETA, encoded by the coding sequence ATGGGTAATCCAAAAGGTTTTATAGAAGTAGAACGCAAAGTAAGCGGTTATCGTCCCGTAAATGAGCGAATCGATGATTACGGTGAAGTAGAGCAAACGCTCAACGAAACGGATCGCAAATTACAAGCATCCAGGTGTATGGATTGCGGTATTCCTTTCTGCCATTGGGCTTGTCCGGTGGGCAGTAAAATACCGGAATGGCAGGATGCCGTTTACAAGGGAGAGTGGAAATTGGCCAGCGAAATATTACACTCAACCAACAGCTTTCCGGAGTTCACCGGGCGCATATGCCCGGCTCCCTGCGAAAAATCATGCGTACTGGCCATACACGATGAGTCGGTTACAATACGTGAGAATGAGTACTCGGTAGTAGAAAAAGCTTTTGCCAGCGGATATATAAAGGCACGTGTGCCTGAAACACGGACTGGAAAAAAAGTGGCCATCATCGGCTCAGGACCCGCAGGACTCTCTGCAGCCGACATGCTGAATCAAATGGGACACAGCGTAAGCGTATTTGAAAAAGATGAGGCAGTAGGCGGTCTTTTGCGCTTTGGCATACCCGATTTTAAACTCAACAAAAAAGTAATCGACCGCAGAGTGGAGATTTTTAAACAGGAAGGTATTCAGTTTAAAACCAATCAACATGTTGGATTTGATGTAGATGGGAAAGGGCTGCTGAAGGAGTTTGATGCCGTTGTATTGGCCATTGGTGCCATGCAGCCCCGCGATTTGCCGGTGGAAGGTCGCGAATTAAATGGCGTTTATTTTGCCATGGATTTTTTGACCCAACAAAACAGAGTAAACAGAGGGGTTAAAATTGCCAGCAAAAACAGAATAGATGCCAAAGGCAAGCATGTCTTGGTCATCGGCGGTGGAGATACAGGATCGGATTGCGTGGGTACTTCTATACGACAGAAAGCCAAAAGCGTAACACAAATTGAAATATTGCCCAAGCCACCCAAAAACAGAGCATTAGGCAACCCATGGCCTTACTGGCCTACAACCCTCAAAACTTCCAGCTCTCACGAGGAAGGCTGCGAACGAAAATGGAGCCTCTCAACCAAAAGGTTTATCGGAGAGAAGGGTGTGCTCAAAAAAGTGGAATTGGTAGAAGTGGAATGGACAAAAGATGACAAAGGAGCCTGGAAAATGACAGAGCTGGAGGGCACCGAAAAAATGATGGAAGTAGATTTGGTTTTGCTTTCAATGGGTTTTGTACATGCTGTGCATGAAGGTTTGGTGCAAGAACTGGGCATAGAAACCGACCAAAGAGGCAATCTGAAAATAAACAACAACTATCAAACAAGTTCTGAAGAGGTGTTTGCTGCGGGCGACGCACATCATGGAGCCAGTCTGGTAGTTACAGCTATACAAAAAGGACGCGAAGCTGCCGAGAAGGTAAATAAATACCTTCTGGAAACGGCTTAA
- the gltB gene encoding glutamate synthase large subunit, whose translation MMQVRFPKAAGLYDPANEHDNCGIGFVANIKGQTSHDIVNRGLEVLVNMTHRGAESSDNKSGDGAGILIQVPHEFCSSLGFNLPAPGKYGTGLLFLPNNNKEAMLCQEVLNAQLMEEGLELIGYRDVPVDTSVIGEIAKKSEPQIRQIFVKGKYEQNKLERKLFIARKVTERKIRESELKQKAFFYIPSLSSKIFIYKGMLTPEQVGTYYLDLQHPKLKSAISLVHSRFSTNTFPTWDLAQPFRIMAHNGEINTIKGNRLWMQAREALLKSDLFGEDLQKIFPVIEPGKSDSASLDNALEFLFLTGRSLPQALSMLIPESWNDKNPIPKSLKAYYEFHSTIMEPWDGPASIVFSDGRYIGGTLDRNGLRPSRYVITKNDMIVMGSEVGVQTFAPEEISEKGRLKPGKLLLVDTQLGIIIPDQEIKAQLSQKYPFENWLKENRISLKDIEVKTRVNSSIDNFDTYLKTFGYAKEDLEMLITPMAKTGMEPITSMGNDTPIAAMSEKPQRLFNYFRQLFAQVTNPPIDPIREGLVMSLTNYIGSASKNILEYTPSHCRLIKFKSPIVTNTDLGKIKDYRREEFTQLTIPMLYPVKEGGEGMKKALEAMCLMAEKAVDDKKNYLILSDRNISETMAPVPSLLAVAAVHHHLIKAQKRMQTGLMVETGEAREVMHYALLLGFGASVINPYLSFATIDHLVKKGDINMDYSQARENYIKSIDKGLLKIMSKMGISTLRSYHGAQIFEAIGISQDIIEKYFTGVSSKIGGVGFDELAREAQMFHQQAYARPKPNAALNSTGNYAYRKYGEKHGWNPETIGLLQWATKEGDYNKFKEYTATVHKDNKNPLFLRGLLKLKQRKPIPINEVEPIEHITRRFVTGAMSYGSISKEAHTALAIAMNKVKGRSNTGEGGEDAERFKSDARSAIKQVASGRFGVTNNYLVNADELQIKIAQGAKPGEGGQLPGFKVDKIIAKLRNSTPGITLISPPPHHDIYSIEDLAQLIFDLKCTNPKAIVSVKLVSESGVGTVAAGVAKAHADLIVIAGTEGGTGASPASSVKHAGMPVEIGLAETQQTLVMNNLRGRVKLQTDGQLKTGLDVIKMAILGAEEFGFATSALVTLGCIMMRKCHLNTCPAGVATQDPELRKRFIGKYKYVVNYMNFLAQEVREYLAELGYKSLDEIIGRTDLMEQDKSVGNWKTKGIDMSRLLYFPEEAKIYPLHNTSNQKHGIEDVMDWQLIEESQAALINQDRVWVAKDIANTDRTVGAMLSGEVSKRYGEAGLPKNTINCKFNGSAGQSFGAFLTKGVAFKLEGDANDYLGKGLSGGKIIVVPPAGSSFKPEENIIIGNTVLYGATSGNVYIRGMAGERFAVRNSGAYAVVEGVGDHCCEYMTGGRVAVIGKTGRNFAAGMSGGVAYVLDEEGNFDYYCNKGLVDLSPVEDAADVQELQYLLNKHLLHTNSDKAQDILVNWNLYLPKFIKVIPFEYKKVQQEQKIKVLEQKLKETEDAPYVRE comes from the coding sequence ATGATGCAAGTAAGATTTCCTAAGGCTGCAGGGTTGTACGACCCCGCAAATGAGCACGACAACTGTGGGATAGGCTTTGTGGCCAATATCAAAGGACAAACCTCGCACGACATAGTGAACAGAGGTTTAGAAGTATTGGTAAACATGACACACAGGGGTGCCGAGAGCTCCGACAATAAATCCGGCGATGGTGCCGGCATATTAATCCAAGTGCCGCATGAGTTCTGTAGCTCCTTGGGTTTTAATTTACCTGCACCCGGCAAATACGGAACTGGCTTGTTGTTTTTGCCCAACAATAATAAAGAAGCCATGCTATGTCAGGAAGTGCTGAATGCCCAGCTGATGGAAGAAGGCCTGGAACTGATAGGCTATCGCGATGTACCGGTGGATACTTCTGTTATTGGGGAAATAGCGAAAAAATCAGAACCGCAAATCCGCCAGATATTTGTAAAAGGTAAATACGAACAAAACAAGCTCGAACGCAAACTCTTTATAGCCCGTAAGGTGACCGAACGAAAGATTCGCGAATCGGAATTAAAGCAAAAGGCATTTTTTTACATTCCCTCTCTTTCGAGTAAGATATTTATTTACAAAGGTATGCTCACACCTGAGCAGGTGGGTACTTACTATCTCGATTTGCAGCATCCCAAGCTCAAGAGTGCCATTTCGTTGGTTCACTCCAGATTTAGCACCAACACATTTCCTACCTGGGATTTGGCGCAACCTTTCAGGATAATGGCGCACAATGGCGAAATCAACACCATCAAAGGCAATAGGTTGTGGATGCAGGCGCGCGAGGCGCTGCTTAAATCTGATTTATTTGGTGAAGATCTTCAAAAAATATTCCCGGTAATCGAACCCGGCAAAAGTGATTCGGCTTCGCTGGATAACGCTTTGGAGTTTTTGTTCCTCACCGGAAGAAGCCTGCCGCAAGCACTAAGCATGCTCATACCGGAATCGTGGAATGATAAAAACCCCATCCCCAAAAGCCTGAAAGCTTACTACGAATTCCATTCTACCATTATGGAGCCCTGGGACGGCCCTGCCTCCATTGTATTTTCCGATGGAAGATACATCGGTGGTACACTGGATAGGAACGGCCTCCGCCCCTCTCGTTATGTAATTACCAAAAACGATATGATTGTAATGGGCTCCGAGGTAGGTGTACAGACCTTTGCACCCGAGGAAATTAGCGAAAAGGGAAGGTTGAAGCCCGGCAAATTGCTTTTGGTGGATACCCAATTGGGCATTATTATACCCGATCAGGAAATTAAAGCACAGTTGTCGCAAAAATATCCGTTCGAAAACTGGTTAAAGGAAAACCGTATCAGTTTAAAAGATATAGAAGTAAAAACGCGGGTAAACTCATCTATCGATAATTTCGATACCTATTTAAAAACATTTGGTTACGCCAAAGAAGACCTCGAAATGTTGATTACCCCCATGGCAAAAACAGGCATGGAACCGATCACTTCTATGGGTAACGATACGCCCATAGCGGCCATGTCCGAGAAGCCGCAACGCTTGTTCAATTATTTTCGCCAGCTTTTTGCACAGGTAACCAATCCACCTATCGACCCTATCCGCGAAGGCCTGGTGATGTCATTGACCAACTATATTGGTTCAGCCTCAAAAAATATTTTAGAGTACACCCCTTCGCATTGCCGCCTGATCAAGTTTAAGAGCCCTATCGTAACCAATACCGACCTGGGCAAAATAAAAGATTACCGACGCGAGGAGTTTACCCAGCTTACCATTCCCATGCTTTACCCTGTAAAAGAAGGTGGCGAAGGGATGAAAAAGGCCCTTGAAGCGATGTGCCTAATGGCAGAAAAAGCCGTTGACGACAAGAAAAACTATTTAATACTTTCCGATAGAAATATATCCGAAACTATGGCCCCGGTTCCATCGCTGCTGGCCGTGGCAGCCGTTCATCATCATCTGATAAAAGCCCAAAAGCGCATGCAGACCGGCTTGATGGTGGAAACGGGAGAAGCACGCGAAGTAATGCACTATGCCTTGTTACTGGGCTTTGGTGCCAGCGTCATTAACCCCTACCTAAGCTTTGCCACCATCGATCATTTGGTGAAAAAAGGCGATATTAATATGGACTATTCTCAAGCACGCGAAAATTATATAAAATCCATCGATAAAGGCTTGCTTAAAATAATGAGTAAAATGGGTATTTCTACCCTACGGAGCTACCATGGTGCACAGATTTTTGAAGCCATCGGTATTTCTCAGGACATCATTGAGAAGTATTTTACAGGTGTCTCCTCAAAAATTGGGGGCGTTGGTTTTGATGAGTTGGCACGCGAAGCACAAATGTTCCACCAACAAGCCTATGCCAGGCCGAAACCCAATGCCGCACTCAATAGTACCGGAAATTATGCTTACCGTAAATATGGCGAGAAACATGGTTGGAATCCGGAAACAATAGGCTTGTTGCAATGGGCTACCAAAGAGGGCGACTACAATAAATTTAAAGAATACACCGCTACGGTCCACAAAGACAACAAGAATCCCCTGTTCCTGCGCGGACTGTTGAAATTGAAACAACGCAAGCCCATCCCCATTAACGAAGTAGAGCCGATTGAGCATATTACGCGTAGATTTGTTACCGGCGCCATGAGTTATGGCTCCATATCTAAAGAAGCCCATACTGCTTTGGCCATAGCTATGAATAAGGTGAAGGGCAGGAGCAATACCGGCGAAGGCGGCGAGGATGCCGAACGCTTTAAAAGCGATGCCCGCAGCGCCATTAAGCAGGTTGCTTCAGGTAGATTTGGGGTTACCAATAACTACCTGGTGAATGCGGATGAGCTGCAGATTAAGATAGCTCAAGGTGCCAAGCCGGGCGAAGGGGGACAGCTGCCCGGCTTTAAGGTAGATAAAATAATTGCCAAACTAAGAAACTCAACCCCCGGCATTACCTTAATATCGCCACCCCCACATCATGATATTTATTCAATCGAGGATCTGGCCCAGCTTATCTTCGACCTTAAATGCACCAACCCAAAGGCCATCGTTAGTGTAAAGCTGGTATCCGAGTCAGGTGTGGGCACCGTAGCAGCCGGCGTGGCCAAGGCGCATGCCGACTTGATTGTTATAGCCGGCACCGAAGGAGGAACAGGCGCTTCTCCTGCCAGTTCAGTGAAGCATGCCGGAATGCCCGTTGAAATTGGTTTGGCCGAAACGCAACAAACGCTGGTGATGAACAACCTGCGTGGTCGGGTAAAACTACAAACCGATGGTCAGCTTAAAACAGGCCTGGACGTAATTAAAATGGCTATTCTCGGCGCCGAGGAGTTTGGCTTTGCCACTTCGGCCCTGGTTACCCTGGGCTGCATTATGATGCGCAAATGTCATCTGAATACCTGTCCGGCCGGGGTGGCAACACAAGACCCCGAGTTGAGAAAGCGTTTTATAGGTAAATATAAATACGTGGTCAATTATATGAATTTTCTGGCGCAGGAGGTGAGAGAATACCTGGCCGAGTTAGGTTACAAATCGTTGGATGAGATAATTGGACGTACGGACTTAATGGAGCAGGACAAGAGTGTTGGAAACTGGAAAACAAAGGGAATAGATATGAGCAGATTGCTTTATTTTCCCGAGGAGGCCAAAATATATCCACTGCATAACACAAGCAACCAAAAACATGGCATTGAAGATGTTATGGATTGGCAGTTGATTGAGGAGTCGCAAGCTGCATTGATCAATCAGGACAGGGTATGGGTGGCCAAAGATATTGCCAATACCGACCGCACGGTTGGTGCAATGCTTTCGGGTGAGGTGAGCAAGCGATATGGCGAAGCGGGACTGCCTAAAAATACCATCAACTGCAAGTTCAACGGTTCGGCAGGCCAGAGCTTTGGCGCATTTCTTACCAAAGGTGTTGCCTTTAAGCTTGAGGGCGATGCAAACGATTATCTGGGCAAAGGACTGTCAGGCGGTAAAATTATTGTGGTGCCCCCGGCAGGCTCTTCCTTTAAACCCGAAGAAAATATTATTATCGGCAACACTGTTCTGTATGGAGCTACTTCGGGCAATGTTTACATCCGAGGAATGGCCGGTGAGCGTTTTGCTGTGCGTAACTCGGGCGCTTACGCCGTAGTGGAAGGCGTAGGCGACCATTGCTGCGAATATATGACCGGTGGGCGTGTAGCGGTTATAGGCAAAACAGGTAGGAATTTTGCAGCCGGCATGAGTGGTGGCGTGGCCTATGTGCTCGATGAAGAGGGTAATTTTGATTATTACTGCAACAAGGGGCTGGTAGATTTATCGCCCGTTGAGGATGCCGCTGATGTGCAAGAATTGCAATATTTATTAAACAAACACCTGTTGCATACCAACAGCGACAAAGCACAGGACATATTGGTAAACTGGAACTTATACCTGCCAAAGTTTATTAAGGTTATTCCGTTTGAGTATAAAAAAGTACAGCAAGAACAAAAGATTAAAGTGCTGGAACAAAAACTCAAAGAAACGGAAGATGCACCTTACGTGAGAGAGTAA
- a CDS encoding TorF family putative porin: MKRPILLLTITLAAVTLEAQFSVGTDLVSRYIYRGVDYGNAAAIQPNIAYVAGNFSIGAWGSFGLSAESFSEADLYMSYSFPFGLSLGLTDYYYPGTEWGEFGDKISSHALELIMGYETKGLSLAGHYMLNNSAEGIGTEDGTLYFEAGYAFAKVDVFVGAGDGWHSNNGDFELVNIGIATSKEIKFTDSFSLPLFGQLITNPNSEQLYIVVGISL; this comes from the coding sequence ATGAAAAGACCGATATTACTATTGACAATTACATTGGCAGCCGTTACTTTGGAGGCTCAATTTTCTGTTGGAACCGATTTGGTTTCGCGTTACATTTATCGTGGTGTGGATTATGGTAATGCTGCTGCCATTCAGCCAAACATAGCGTATGTGGCCGGAAATTTCTCTATCGGGGCATGGGGCTCCTTTGGTTTATCTGCGGAATCTTTTAGCGAGGCCGATTTATACATGTCCTATTCTTTCCCTTTTGGATTAAGCCTCGGACTGACTGACTATTACTATCCCGGCACGGAATGGGGAGAGTTTGGCGATAAAATTTCGAGCCATGCTTTGGAGCTGATCATGGGCTACGAAACCAAAGGATTGAGTTTGGCCGGACATTATATGCTCAACAACTCAGCAGAGGGAATCGGAACAGAAGACGGCACCCTCTATTTTGAAGCCGGGTATGCCTTTGCTAAAGTAGATGTATTTGTGGGTGCCGGTGACGGGTGGCATTCTAACAATGGCGACTTTGAACTGGTAAACATTGGCATTGCTACCTCAAAAGAAATAAAATTCACCGATTCCTTCTCTCTGCCTCTTTTTGGTCAGCTAATTACTAATCCCAACAGCGAACAGTTGTACATAGTTGTGGGCATATCATTATAA
- a CDS encoding P-II family nitrogen regulator — protein MKKIEAIIRLTRYENVKKALEEQDITFFSYWDVRGVGCAVEGHLYRGTVYDTSIIERRLISIIVRDQNLEKTVHAIMQAARTGEIGDGRIFVSDVEESYKIRTGESGPETLYVK, from the coding sequence ATGAAAAAAATTGAAGCCATTATTAGGCTAACGCGATACGAAAATGTAAAAAAGGCACTCGAAGAGCAGGATATTACCTTCTTTTCGTATTGGGATGTGCGTGGAGTAGGTTGTGCTGTGGAAGGTCACCTTTACCGTGGCACGGTGTACGACACCAGTATTATAGAGCGGCGCTTGATTTCTATTATTGTGCGCGATCAAAATTTAGAAAAGACAGTACACGCTATTATGCAGGCCGCACGAACAGGGGAAATAGGCGACGGAAGGATATTTGTTTCCGATGTAGAAGAATCGTACAAGATACGCACGGGGGAGTCGGGGCCGGAAACCCTTTACGTTAAATAA
- a CDS encoding ammonium transporter produces the protein MDTNSALDILWILVAGILVFFMQAGFALVEAGFTRAKNVGNIVMKNFMDLSFGSLLFWIIGYSLMYGGNGAFFGTFDFLYGEPDNYHNLFFQTVFAATAATIVSGAMAERTKFSTYLIYTVIITAFIYPISGHWIWGGGWLSTLETPFHDFAGSTVVHSVGGWMALAGAWTIGPRLGKYNGKAKAIPGHNMVLGALGVFILWMGWFGFNPGSQLAISGDNAHAVASIFITTNLAAAAGAVFTMFVTWLRYGKPDLSMTLNGALAGLVGITAGCNIVSPIGAALIGSIAGLVVVFSIELFDKVLKVDDPVGAISVHGVCGAMGTLLVGFFATDGGLLYGGGASLLWSQAIGVVSVGAWAFGLGLILFQTLKATMGLRVSEQEEREGLDIHEHGQTSYN, from the coding sequence ATGGATACAAACAGTGCTTTAGATATATTATGGATACTTGTAGCAGGTATTTTGGTGTTTTTTATGCAAGCCGGATTTGCGCTTGTGGAAGCTGGATTTACCAGAGCTAAAAATGTTGGTAACATTGTAATGAAAAACTTTATGGACTTATCCTTTGGTTCTCTACTATTCTGGATTATTGGGTATAGCCTTATGTATGGGGGGAATGGTGCCTTTTTTGGGACATTCGATTTCTTGTACGGCGAGCCCGACAACTACCACAACTTATTTTTTCAAACCGTATTTGCGGCTACTGCGGCCACTATCGTTTCCGGTGCTATGGCCGAACGCACCAAGTTTTCCACCTACCTTATTTATACGGTGATTATCACGGCTTTTATATATCCCATCTCGGGTCATTGGATTTGGGGTGGCGGATGGCTCTCCACATTGGAAACTCCTTTCCACGATTTTGCGGGCTCTACGGTTGTACACTCTGTTGGGGGATGGATGGCGCTGGCCGGTGCCTGGACAATTGGCCCTCGACTGGGCAAATACAACGGTAAGGCCAAAGCCATACCGGGTCATAACATGGTGCTGGGTGCCCTGGGGGTTTTTATACTTTGGATGGGTTGGTTCGGCTTTAACCCGGGTTCGCAATTAGCCATCAGCGGCGACAACGCCCATGCTGTAGCAAGCATCTTTATTACCACTAACCTGGCCGCTGCCGCAGGTGCAGTATTTACCATGTTTGTTACCTGGTTGCGCTACGGTAAACCTGACTTATCCATGACTTTGAACGGCGCCTTGGCCGGTTTGGTTGGCATTACTGCCGGATGTAACATTGTAAGCCCCATTGGAGCTGCTTTAATAGGTTCAATAGCCGGATTGGTGGTGGTGTTTTCGATTGAACTCTTCGATAAAGTACTCAAAGTGGACGACCCGGTAGGAGCTATTTCGGTACATGGGGTTTGTGGGGCAATGGGAACCTTGCTGGTCGGCTTTTTTGCTACCGATGGTGGTTTGCTATATGGCGGCGGTGCTTCGTTACTGTGGAGCCAGGCTATTGGGGTAGTTTCGGTTGGTGCTTGGGCTTTCGGATTGGGTCTTATTTTATTTCAAACGCTAAAAGCCACTATGGGTCTTCGGGTTAGCGAACAGGAAGAGCGTGAAGGCCTGGACATTCATGAGCATGGTCAGACTTCATATAATTAA
- a CDS encoding DUF4492 domain-containing protein produces MKKIIDFYMEGFNNLPDWARSIWFIILLKLFIFFFIFKIFFFQNKLKKDFDTDRERADHVIEQITTP; encoded by the coding sequence ATGAAAAAAATTATTGACTTTTATATGGAAGGTTTTAACAACTTACCCGATTGGGCTCGTTCCATCTGGTTTATCATCTTGTTGAAACTATTCATTTTCTTTTTTATTTTTAAAATATTCTTTTTCCAAAATAAGCTTAAAAAAGATTTTGATACCGACAGAGAGCGGGCAGATCATGTTATTGAGCAAATCACAACACCATAA
- a CDS encoding cytochrome ubiquinol oxidase subunit I: protein MLESLDLSLVNWSRGQFALTAMYHWIFVPLTLGLGFILAFMETRYVQTGDPEWKRITKFWMKLFGINFAIGVATGIILEFEFGTNWSNYSWFVGDIFGAPLAIEGIMAFFLESTFIAVMFFGWNKVSKKAHLISTWLVAVGASLSAVWILVANAWMQDPRGMRFNPDTARNEMVSFWDVILSPTAVTKFLHTTTSGFVLASVFVVGVSAWFLLKRREVLFAKRSMVVAATFGVISSIMLIATGDSSAREMAETQPMKFAAMEALYEGQTNAPLIAIGLIGDPQDDPMDSTAREDFKIKIEIPNALSYMAFLKADAFVAGIKDLVLGNEKHGIMSYKEKIKRGYEAQQTLAQYKKAKKENSEDLPMLRAKFEDQEWIDNYFNYFGYGSYYDPDPTQLEKNAFKIVPPISLSFYSFHIMVILGGHFLLLFMIVLWLLYKNKLANNKIVLWTAVWSIPLAYVASQAGWIVAEVGRQPWVVQDLMTTAMAVSQIDTGSVMITFWLFAFTFTALLVAEIKIMTKQIKIGPTKQGGKQ, encoded by the coding sequence ATGTTAGAGTCTTTAGATTTATCACTGGTAAACTGGTCGCGTGGACAATTTGCGCTGACAGCCATGTACCATTGGATTTTTGTGCCATTAACATTGGGGCTGGGTTTTATACTGGCCTTTATGGAAACCAGATATGTTCAAACGGGTGATCCGGAATGGAAAAGGATTACCAAGTTTTGGATGAAGCTTTTTGGAATAAACTTTGCCATTGGCGTTGCCACCGGTATTATTTTAGAATTTGAATTTGGCACCAATTGGAGTAACTATTCCTGGTTTGTGGGTGACATATTTGGTGCCCCACTGGCGATTGAGGGAATCATGGCCTTTTTTCTGGAAAGCACTTTTATTGCCGTTATGTTTTTTGGTTGGAACAAGGTGAGTAAGAAGGCGCACTTAATATCTACCTGGTTAGTTGCGGTGGGAGCAAGCCTATCTGCTGTATGGATACTGGTGGCCAATGCCTGGATGCAAGATCCTCGTGGCATGCGGTTCAACCCCGACACGGCACGCAACGAGATGGTCAGTTTTTGGGATGTGATACTTTCGCCCACTGCCGTCACCAAGTTTTTGCATACCACCACTTCGGGCTTTGTGCTTGCTTCTGTGTTTGTTGTTGGCGTTAGCGCCTGGTTCCTACTCAAGCGCCGAGAGGTGCTTTTTGCCAAACGGAGCATGGTTGTGGCCGCTACTTTTGGTGTTATATCTTCCATTATGCTCATTGCTACAGGCGATAGTTCGGCTCGCGAAATGGCGGAAACGCAACCCATGAAGTTTGCCGCCATGGAAGCACTGTACGAAGGACAGACCAATGCACCATTGATAGCCATCGGATTAATTGGTGACCCGCAGGACGATCCGATGGACAGTACAGCAAGAGAAGATTTTAAAATTAAAATAGAGATACCCAATGCACTCTCCTATATGGCTTTCTTAAAAGCCGATGCCTTTGTGGCGGGTATAAAAGATTTAGTGTTGGGTAACGAAAAACACGGCATAATGTCGTACAAGGAAAAGATAAAAAGAGGATACGAGGCTCAACAAACCCTTGCACAGTATAAAAAAGCAAAAAAGGAGAATAGTGAGGATTTGCCTATGTTACGCGCCAAGTTTGAGGATCAGGAATGGATAGACAATTACTTTAATTACTTTGGTTATGGTAGTTATTACGATCCGGACCCTACGCAACTCGAAAAAAATGCCTTTAAAATAGTTCCTCCAATCTCACTATCGTTTTATTCGTTCCATATTATGGTGATATTAGGTGGGCATTTTTTACTGCTGTTTATGATTGTGTTGTGGCTCCTTTACAAAAACAAGCTGGCCAATAACAAAATTGTCTTGTGGACTGCCGTATGGTCAATACCATTGGCATATGTAGCATCGCAAGCCGGTTGGATTGTAGCCGAGGTGGGGCGCCAGCCATGGGTAGTGCAGGATTTAATGACAACAGCCATGGCTGTTTCACAAATAGATACCGGTTCGGTGATGATTACCTTTTGGCTGTTTGCATTTACTTTTACTGCGCTGCTGGTGGCCGAAATAAAAATAATGACCAAACAAATTAAAATAGGACCAACTAAACAAGGAGGAAAACAATAA